A DNA window from Microtus ochrogaster isolate Prairie Vole_2 unplaced genomic scaffold, MicOch1.0 UNK31, whole genome shotgun sequence contains the following coding sequences:
- the Tns4 gene encoding tensin-4: protein MSSSLLAGGHVVSLTPHEESRMALHPSSNPSLPALCPYYTTESWGTQPLMAPTLCKGTSSRFQPAQQAEAKAHCPLQHPKEQASGTSQDLDSCIDFSLETLNQMILELDPTFQLLPSGTAGPQAEQASSITSRSKKEEPEALDIKYIEVTSTRSRCFDGPQRCSSPCVTPPFGSPRNGSLLFSRDIPRETRSSSESLIFSGNQGRGPSPHTPSSLSSSSSGQESRASGSPLATPPGWEKGPRAPQRGSRVSVLSASPTSDVSYVFGSSQSLPHSSLSSYQSSSRSLASPASSSSSLHSLDRGSLCVRPGDAQAPSNPIPNMGQPQAAYCPPVAKEQASSCPPSITNSMVDVPIVLINGCPEPQSPPARQTPGHQGSVQPLAASPSHPCRALESHSQTLPDGPVAASPDGAVKSMQPTMKFVMDTSKYWFKPSITREQAIDLLRKEKPGAFVIRDSSSYRGSFGLALKVQETPASAPNRPGEDSTDLIRHFLVESSAKGVHLKGADEEPYFGSLSAFVCQHSIMALALPCKLTIPHKELGGAEPALDSPTHGQTSCLKISAGCHTLYLSSVSVETLSGALAVQKAISVTLERDVLPTPTVVHFKVTEQGITLTDVQRKLFFRRHYPLATLRFCGMDPEQRKWQKYCKASRIFGFVAKSQTETQENVCHLFAEYEAVQPALQVISLVTALIQDADRV, encoded by the exons ATGTCCAGCTCCCTGCTGGCTGGAGGTCATGTGGTCAGCTTGACTCCCCACGAAGAATCCAGGATGGCCCTGCACCCAAGCTCCAACCCCAGCCTCCCAGCACTGTGTCCCTACTACACCACAGAGAGCTGGGGAACCCAGCCTCTGATGGCCCCCACACTCTGCAAAGGCACCTCCAGCAGGTTCCAGCCTGCTCAGCAAGCAGAAGCCAAAGCTCACTGCCCCCTGCAGCACCCTAAGGAGCAGGCCTCAGGGACCTCACAGGACCTCGACTCCTGCATTGACTTCTCACTGGAGACCCTCAACCAGATGATCCTGGAACTAGACCCCACCTTCCAGTTGCTTCCCTCTGGGACTGCTGGTCcccaggctgagcaggccagCAGCATCACTTCAAGGAGCAAGAAGGAGGAACCAGAAGCCTTAG ATATAAAGTACATCGAAGTGACCTCTACCAGATCAAGATGCTTCGACGGTCCCCAACGCTGCTCCAGCCCGTGTGTCACTCCACCCTTTGGCTCCCCACGCAACGGCAGCCTCCTTTTCTCCAGAGACATTCCCCGAGAGACTCGAAGCAGCAGCGAGAGCCTCATCTTCTCTGGGAACCAGGGCAGGGGTCCCTCTCCCCACACCCCATCTTCCCTTAGCAGTTCCAGCTCTGGCCAGGAGAGCAGAGCCTCAGGCTCCCCACTGGCCACTCCTCCAGGTTGGGAGAAAGGGCCACGGGCCCCACAGCGGGGCAGCAGGGTCTCTGTGCTGTCAGCCAGCCCCACGTCAGATGTCAGCTATGTATTTGGAAG CAGCCAGTCCCTCCCACACTCAAGCCTCTCCAGTTATCAGTCCTCTTCACGATCCTTGGCGAGTCcagccagctcctcctccagcctccacagccTGGACCGAGGGTCCCTGTGTGTGAGACCTGGTGATGCCCAGGCTCCCAGCAACCCAATACCGAACATGGGCCAGCCCCAAGCAGCCTACTGTCCTCCAGTAGCCAAGGAGCAGGCCAGCAGTTGCCCCCCTTCTATCACCAACTCCATGGTGGACGTACCCATTGTGCTAATCAATGGGTGCCCAGAACCACAGTCTCCCCCAGCCCGGCAGACACCAGGACACCAGGGCTCTGTCCAGCCTCTGGCTGCATCTCCCAGTCACCCCTGTCGGGCTCTCGAGAGCCACAGCCAGACTCTGCCAGATGGTCCTGTCGCTGCATCTCCAGACG gTGCTGTCAAGAGCATGCAGCCCACCATGAAGTTCGTGATGGACACATCCAAATACTGGTTTAAGCCAAGCATTACCCGAGAGCAAG CAATTGatctgctgaggaaggagaagccAGGTGCTTTCGTCATCAGGGACAGTTCCTCCTACCGGGGCTCCTTTGGCCTTGCCCTGAAGGTACAGGAGACGCCAGCTTCTGCCCCAAACCGACCAG GTGAGGACAGCACTGACCTTATACGTCACTTCCTGGTGGAGTCTTCAGCCAAAGGGGTGCATCTGAAAGGAGCAGATGAGGAGCCCTACTTTG GGAGCCTCTCTGCCTTTGTGTGTCAACACTCCATCATGGCCCTGGCCCTGCCCTGCAAACTCACCATCCCACACAAAG AACTGGGAGGCGCAGAACCAGCGCTGGACTCCCCCACGCATGGCCAGACCTCTTGCCTGAAGATATCGGCTG GCTGCCACACCCTGTACCTGAGCTCGGTGAGCGTGGAGACCCTAAGCGGAGCCCTGGCTGTGCAGAAGGCCATCTCAGTCACCTTGGAGAGGGATGTCCTCCCCACACCTACCGTGGTCCATTTCAAAGTCACTGAACAGGGCATCACTCTGACAGATGTCCAGAGAAA GTTGTTTTTCCGACGCCACTACCCACTCGCCACCCTCCGCTTCTGCGGAATGGACCCTGAGCAACGGAA GTGGCAAAAGTACTGCAAAGCTTCCAG